The following coding sequences are from one Lolium rigidum isolate FL_2022 chromosome 6, APGP_CSIRO_Lrig_0.1, whole genome shotgun sequence window:
- the LOC124663738 gene encoding probable protein S-acyltransferase 4, which yields MNSSSSDQKNHVLGLPVLIVTVVLGLANLAFLLLTSSRDPGIVPRNARPPECGAEEQAVDMTTPSTEWVNAASPHLRVPRTKDVVVNGCTVKVKYCDTCLLYRPPRTSHCSICNNCVQKFDHHCPWVGQCIGLRNYRFFFLFISTSTFLCFYVFALSWLNITTEREEYGGSLLKSMRGEVLSVVLIVYTFVSVWFVGGLTVFHTYLMSTNQTTYENFRYRYDKKENPYNRGALANVAEVFFTRMPPSLNRFRSWVSDDEDAYGGAGGGPLSPMSGGLDLEMGRKGVHYSAGGVPAILQGMDYSEMEKMEGAGVHVKDRQAPPEAPDLFMISAARQHDVGCGGGDRSPPIVHDQDAERTLVSSNENSER from the exons ATGAACTCCAGCTCTTCGGACCAGAAGAACCATGTCCTTGGCCTGCCGGTCCTCATCGTCACAGTTGTCCTCGGCCTAGCG AATTTGGCATTCCTGCTACTGACGTCGAGCAGAGACCCGGGTATCGTGCCGAGGAACGCGCGTCCTCCCGAGTGCGGCGCGGAGGAGCAGGCGGTGGACATGACGACGCCGTCAACCGAGTGGGTGAACGCGGCGAGCCCCCACCTCCGTGTTCCCCGCACCAAGGACGTGGTCGTCAACGGGTGCACGGTGAAGGTGAAGTACTGCGACACCTGCCTGCTCTACCGGCCGCCCCGGACGTCGCACTGCTCCATCTGCAACAACTGCGTCCAGAAGTTCGACCACCACTGCCCCTGGGTCGGCCAGTGCATCGGCCTG AGGAACtaccgcttcttcttcctcttcatctcgaCCTCCACGTTCCTCTGCTTCTACGTCTTCGCGCTGTCGTGGCTCAACATCACCACCGAGAGGGAGGAGTACGGCGGCTCGCTGCTCAAGTCCATGCGCGGCGAGGTGCTGTCCGTGGTGCTCATCGTGTACACATTCGTGTCCGTGTGGTTCGTCGGCGGGCTCACCGTGTTCCACACCTACCTCATGAGCACCAACCAGACCACGTACGAGAACTTCAGGTACAGGTACGACAAGAAGGAGAACCCCTACAACAGGGGCGCGCTCGCCAACGTCGCCGAGGTCTTCTTCACGCGGATGCCGCCGTCGCTCAACCGTTTCCGCTCCTGGGTGTCCGATGACGAGGACGCctacggcggcgccggcggcgggccgCTCTCTCCAATGAGCGGGGGCCTCGATCTGGAGATGGGGCGCAAGGGCGTGCACTACAGCGCCGGTGGCGTCCCGGCGATCTTGCAGGGTATGGACTATAGcgagatggagaagatggaggGTGCCGGCGTGCACGTCAAGGACCGGCAAGCGCCGCCCGAGGCGCCGGACCTGTTCATGATATCGGCCGCCCGGCAGCATGACGTGGGTTGCGGAGGAGGAGATCGTAGTCCGCCAATTGTACATGACCAAGATGCGGAGAGGACACTAGTGAGCTCGAATGAAAATTCTGAACGGTGA